The Streptomyces tendae genome contains the following window.
CGTGGCCGTGATCCTCTTCCTGGTCGGACTGCAGTCCATCCCACCCGAGACCCTGGAGGCCGGCGCCCTGGACGGCGCTGGCGCCTGGCAGCAGTTCCGCCACATCGTCCTGCCCCAGCTACGCCCGGTGTTGATCATCGTGATCGGGATGAGCCTGGTCAACGGGCTGAAGTCGTTCGACCTGATCTGGGTGCTCACCCAGGGCGGCCCCGGGCGGGCCACCGAGACCCTCGCTGTGTCCATGTACAACGAGACCTTCCTGGAACTGCGGCCCGGAGCCGGAGCGGCGATCGCGGTCGTCCTCACCGTGATCGTGCTGGCGGCCTCCTGGCTCTACCTGCGCCGTCAGCTCGACGTGAAAGGCGTGTGACCATGTCCCTCGGCCGAGTTCTGCGCAACGCCGCCATCGTGACACTGGCCGTGCTGTGGCTGATCCCCACCTGGCTCCTTCTCGTCAACGCGGCAGTGCCCGCGGAGAGTTACTCCGGCAGCCCGCACTGGCTGCCCCAGGACTTCGGGTTGTTCGACAACATGTCCCAGGCCTGGGACAAGGCCAACCTGGGCCCCTCGCTGGGCAACAGCCTCCTGTACTCCGTGGTCAGCGCGGGGGCCGCCGCGGTGATCGCCGGCCTCGCCGCCTTCGCCACGATCATCATGCCGGTCAAACGGCAGGCCCTGTGGTTCTGGGTCATCTACGCCGGCACGCTGCTGCCCCTGCAGGTCTTCATCCGCCCGCTGTTCCTGTCCTACGCGCGCACCTCGCTGTACGACACCCAGGTCGGGCTCGTACTGATCTACACGGCGGTCGCCATCCCGTTCGCCTTCTTCGTCATGCGCAACTACGCGCTGACGCTGCCGCGGGAGATCGTCGAGGCCGCACGCATGGACGGTGCGTCGTGGTGGCGGGTGTTCTGGCAGATCCACGTCCCGCTGACCAGGTCCGCCATGATCGCTGTGTTCGTGTTCCAGTTCGTGGCCGTCTGGAACGACCTGCTGTTCGGCATCACCATGGTCACGAGCCGCAACATCCGGCCCGTGATGGCCGCGCTCGCCGACCTTCAGGGCAACTACTCCAACGTCGGACCGCCCATCGTGCTGGCCGGGGCCCTGCTGGTCTCGCTGCCCACCGTGGTGCTGTTCTTCTCCGCCCAGCGCTTCTTCGTCAGCAGCCTCAAGATCCACCGCTGAGCCTCGACATCCATGGCTGACCCGGCACGCCTTCCGCACCCCCCTCGTCGCGAAGGAAAACCATCCATGCTGCGCACGCTGCTCACCCGCGCCACCGCTCCCGTCGTCTGCGCCGGCCTGCTCTGGACCGCCGCCCCCGCGCACGCCCAGACCCCCGAACGCGGCGCCCGCCCGATCTCCTCCTCGGAGTGGGCCGACCGCGCCACCAGCACCTACCGGACCCTGCAGCAGTACTTCTACGAGGGCCCCGAGGCCCACGGCCTGTACCTGGAACACACCCCTAGGCAGACCACCGACCCCGAGCACTCCTACCTGTGGCCCTTCCGCGAGGCCGCTCAGGCAGCCGTCGACATGCAGGAACTGCCGCGCACCGGGGCGTCCTACCGGCGCGACGCGGCCGAGCGGTTCGACACGGCCGAGCTCTACTTCGGCGGGGGAGAGCGCCCCGGCTACGAGTCCTATCTGCCCGCTCCCTTGGGCACGGGCGGCGACATCTACTACGACGACAACGCCGTGGTGGCCCTGACCCAGCTCGACCAGTACGAGGAGACCGGCGACGCACGGTACCTGGAGCGGGCCGAACGGGTCGTACCCGTCGTCTCCCGCGCATGGGACGACGACACCGCCAAGGCGTGCCCGGGCGGCATGGACTGGTACGACTCACCGAACAACACCATCCGGGCCACCAACGTCACCGCCCTCTCCGCCCAACTCGCCGCCCGGCTCTACGAGCACACCCGCGACCGCGCCTACCTCGCCAAGGCCGAGCAGTGGTACGGCTGGGTGTACTCCTGCATGCGCAAGGCGCCCGGCCTGTACATCAACGACCGCGGTGACGACGGCAGCGTCAACGAGACCCTGTGGACCTACAACTCCGGAGCCATGATCGGCACCGCCACCGCCCTCTACCGCGGCACCGGTGACGCCGCGTACCTGAAGAAGGCCGTGGACGACGCACGCGGCTCCCTGGCGTACTGGACCGAGGGAAGCCGACTGCACGACCAGCCCGCCGTCTTCAACGCCTTTTACTTCAAAGACCTGCTCGACCTGGACGACGTCCGCCCCGACCCCGCTTACCTGAAGGCCATGAGTGGCTACGCGGACAGCACGTACCGGTCCAACCGGGACACCTCCACCGGCCTGTTCCGCTTCCAGCCCTCCAACGGAGGCGACTACGACCCGGATGCGCCGGCCGCGACACTCAACCAGTCGGCCATGGTCCAGATCTTCGCCACCCTCGCCGACGCCACCCGCCAGGGTCGCCGCAACTCCTGACGCCGCACACCGTACCCCCGACGCAAAGGACCCCACGCACCATGCCCAAGCCACCGCTGACCCGACCGTCCTGGTGGGACGCCGACATCGCGCGCGACATCCTCAAGGAGCGCGTGGCCACCCTCGCCGGCCTCGGCGGTCTGCAGGTGCGGCTGTCGGGAGAGCCTCTGCTGCGCCACGACGGCGCGCGCGGCCTGCTGCAGTCCATCCGGCTGCGCGTGAGCGGTCCCAAGAGCGCTCCCGCCCACCCGCGCGTCACCAGGGCCCGCGTCACCACCGTCGGGGGCACCCCCGTCCCGTGCCAGATCCTGCCTGGACCAGGGGGCGACACCCGCCTCCTGGTTCCGGAGGTGGAAGCCCCGACCCCGTTGCTCATCGAGCTGCCGGACCTCGAAGAAGGCACACCCATCCCCTTCGAGGCGCGCCCGCAGCGCCACTGGACCCTGCACCTCGTGCAGCACTCCCATCTCGACATCGGCTACACCGACCCGCAAGGCAGGGTCATGGCCGAGAGCCGCGCCTACCTCGACTCACTCCTCGAACTGTGCGACGACACCGACGACTGGCCGGAGCCCGCTCGGTTCCGATGGGCGGTCGAAGGGTTCCACTCCTTCCAGGACTGGCAGGCCAACCGTCCCCGCCGACAAGTCGAGAAACTCCTCGACCGGGTCCGCGAGGGGCGCGTCGAACTCACCGCCATGCCCTTCAACCTCCACACCGAGACCTGCTCCACCGACGAGCTCCACGAACTCCTGCGCCCAGTCACCGAGTTGCGAGACCGCCACGGCATCGACATCACCACCGCCATGCAGACGGACGTGCCCGGCCAGGTGGTCGGCCTCCCCGACGTCCTCACGGACAACGGCATCCGCTACCTGTCCGTCGCGCACAACTGGGCCGGCCGCGCCGTGCCCCATCTCGTCGGCGGAGAGCACCTGCCCCGCCTCTTCCGCTGGCAGACCCCGAGCGGCAACAGCGTCCTCGTCTGGAGGACGGACACCCCGCACGGCCTGGCCTACATGGAGGGATCGATCCTCGGCTTCGACGAGTCCTACGACCACGTCGACGACCTCCTG
Protein-coding sequences here:
- a CDS encoding glycoside hydrolase family 76 protein, producing the protein MLRTLLTRATAPVVCAGLLWTAAPAHAQTPERGARPISSSEWADRATSTYRTLQQYFYEGPEAHGLYLEHTPRQTTDPEHSYLWPFREAAQAAVDMQELPRTGASYRRDAAERFDTAELYFGGGERPGYESYLPAPLGTGGDIYYDDNAVVALTQLDQYEETGDARYLERAERVVPVVSRAWDDDTAKACPGGMDWYDSPNNTIRATNVTALSAQLAARLYEHTRDRAYLAKAEQWYGWVYSCMRKAPGLYINDRGDDGSVNETLWTYNSGAMIGTATALYRGTGDAAYLKKAVDDARGSLAYWTEGSRLHDQPAVFNAFYFKDLLDLDDVRPDPAYLKAMSGYADSTYRSNRDTSTGLFRFQPSNGGDYDPDAPAATLNQSAMVQIFATLADATRQGRRNS
- a CDS encoding carbohydrate ABC transporter permease yields the protein MSLGRVLRNAAIVTLAVLWLIPTWLLLVNAAVPAESYSGSPHWLPQDFGLFDNMSQAWDKANLGPSLGNSLLYSVVSAGAAAVIAGLAAFATIIMPVKRQALWFWVIYAGTLLPLQVFIRPLFLSYARTSLYDTQVGLVLIYTAVAIPFAFFVMRNYALTLPREIVEAARMDGASWWRVFWQIHVPLTRSAMIAVFVFQFVAVWNDLLFGITMVTSRNIRPVMAALADLQGNYSNVGPPIVLAGALLVSLPTVVLFFSAQRFFVSSLKIHR